One region of Exiguobacterium acetylicum genomic DNA includes:
- a CDS encoding adenine phosphoribosyltransferase: MEFKQHIKEVENWPKEGISFKDITSLMQNGPVYKQSVDALVEYARSKGADVIAGPEARGFVVGCPAAYAMEIGFVPVRKEGKLPRETVRVEYGLEYGKDVLTMHEDAIQPGQRVVILDDLLATGGTIEATIQMIEKLGGTVAGIGFLIELDGLGGREKLEGYDVLSLIRYED; encoded by the coding sequence AAAAGAGGTCGAAAACTGGCCGAAAGAAGGAATCAGTTTCAAAGACATCACATCACTCATGCAGAACGGACCAGTGTACAAACAATCGGTTGATGCACTCGTCGAATATGCACGCAGTAAAGGTGCTGATGTCATCGCGGGTCCGGAAGCACGTGGATTCGTCGTTGGTTGCCCAGCCGCTTACGCGATGGAGATCGGATTCGTACCTGTCCGTAAAGAGGGGAAATTACCACGTGAGACAGTCCGTGTCGAGTATGGTCTTGAGTACGGAAAAGACGTCTTGACGATGCATGAAGATGCGATTCAACCAGGACAACGCGTCGTCATCCTTGACGACTTGCTTGCAACAGGTGGTACGATCGAAGCGACGATCCAAATGATTGAAAAATTAGGCGGAACGGTTGCCGGAATCGGATTCTTGATTGAACTCGATGGTCTTGGTGGACGTGAGAAACTCGAAGGATACGACGTTCTCTCATTGATTCGTTACGAAGACTAA